In Listeria cossartiae subsp. cossartiae, one genomic interval encodes:
- a CDS encoding endonuclease III domain-containing protein, with amino-acid sequence MNGNEQKVLVLNNLVEHYGYQDWWEEENRLADWLSMILIQRTTEKNAKLALANLAPFLDLESLVAIDMAKLEELIYPAGFYKQKSIYIKALIQWFVSHGASFDKFRRYSTEDLRKELLGIKGVGEETADAMLLYIFERNVFIADLYARRLFTRLDFGEYTTYEQMREEFMPIVGKISHKLCKEWHSVIDVHGKHFGKNKTMDETWLLESK; translated from the coding sequence GTGAACGGAAACGAGCAAAAAGTGTTGGTTTTAAATAATTTAGTGGAGCATTATGGTTATCAAGATTGGTGGGAAGAGGAGAATCGTCTTGCTGATTGGTTGTCGATGATATTAATTCAGCGCACGACAGAGAAAAATGCCAAGCTAGCATTAGCCAATCTGGCGCCATTTTTAGATTTAGAGAGTTTAGTTGCTATCGATATGGCGAAATTAGAGGAACTAATCTACCCAGCCGGTTTTTATAAACAAAAAAGTATTTATATTAAGGCGCTAATCCAGTGGTTTGTCAGCCATGGAGCTAGTTTTGATAAGTTTCGACGCTATTCAACAGAAGATTTGCGAAAAGAATTATTGGGCATAAAAGGCGTCGGAGAAGAAACTGCTGACGCGATGTTGCTATATATTTTTGAGCGGAATGTGTTTATTGCTGATTTGTATGCGAGGCGATTATTTACGCGATTAGATTTTGGCGAATATACAACCTATGAGCAAATGCGCGAAGAATTTATGCCTATTGTAGGAAAAATTTCGCATAAATTATGCAAAGAATGGCACTCAGTTATCGATGTTCATGGGAAGCATTTTGGCAAGAATAAGACGATGGATGAAACGTGGTTATTGGAAAGTAAGTAA
- a CDS encoding DUF975 family protein, with amino-acid sequence MTISQVKRTAKESLRGNWGIAIGIFVLAWLILTITGGILGWIPFVGQVAMILVTGPLYTGVSWVYLAISRGEQPDVAYMFSGFKEFGRTFVAYLLICIFTFLWGLLLIVPGIIKTYSYSQTLFILRDNPNISPLDAITESRHMMNGHKGRLFGLSLTFLLWYLIPIGVAIVGSVIVFSGVATSSYYDGLSEVISTVSAGAAFGGLVLLLAAWLIGLGISLYVYPYLITSIAVFYDDLFAASEGTFTEETVIVADEEVDPFGTTEADPFVEDTHPEGFGPDTAKEPEVPEVPETPETPETPEAPEAPKTPETPENPEAPKDDNEPK; translated from the coding sequence ATGACTATTTCACAAGTAAAAAGAACCGCGAAAGAGTCGCTACGTGGTAACTGGGGAATTGCCATTGGGATTTTTGTACTCGCTTGGTTAATCTTAACAATAACCGGAGGAATACTTGGTTGGATTCCTTTCGTAGGTCAGGTTGCTATGATACTAGTAACAGGACCATTATACACTGGTGTTTCTTGGGTGTACCTGGCAATTAGCCGCGGAGAACAACCTGATGTTGCTTATATGTTTAGTGGCTTTAAAGAATTTGGCCGTACATTTGTAGCTTACTTGCTAATTTGTATTTTCACTTTCTTATGGGGCTTACTACTAATCGTACCTGGGATTATTAAAACTTACTCTTATTCACAAACACTCTTCATTTTGAGAGATAATCCTAATATTTCTCCATTAGATGCTATTACAGAAAGCCGCCATATGATGAATGGGCACAAAGGCAGACTTTTCGGACTGTCACTTACATTCCTACTTTGGTATTTAATTCCAATTGGCGTTGCGATTGTCGGATCTGTTATTGTATTTAGTGGGGTTGCCACTTCATCTTATTATGATGGTTTATCTGAAGTTATCTCCACAGTTTCTGCTGGTGCTGCTTTTGGTGGACTAGTGCTACTTTTAGCTGCTTGGTTAATTGGACTTGGTATTTCGCTTTATGTTTATCCTTATCTAATCACTTCTATCGCTGTATTCTACGATGATTTATTTGCAGCGAGCGAAGGCACTTTTACAGAAGAAACAGTAATTGTTGCCGACGAAGAAGTGGACCCATTCGGAACAACAGAAGCTGATCCATTCGTGGAAGATACCCACCCGGAAGGCTTTGGACCTGACACAGCAAAAGAACCCGAAGTTCCAGAAGTTCCAGAAACTCCTGAAACACCCGAGACTCCAGAAGCTCCTGAGGCACCAAAAACGCCTGAGACTCCCGAAAATCCAGAGGCTCCAAAAGATGACAACGAACCAAAATAA
- a CDS encoding DUF420 domain-containing protein produces MEQNKEKLTKPTSDKNYFWPIMIISFVAVVVILLLFFSPIGYQGAVHFDITIFPRMNAIFNSFTFVFLVIALWAIIKKKNIKMHRGFILAAFTSTLFFLVTYLTFHYISAETSTFGGVGIIRPIYFFILITHSFLAAIVVPLALFALVWGWTMQIEKHKKIVRWTMPIWLYVSLTGVLVYLFMAPYY; encoded by the coding sequence ATGGAACAAAATAAAGAAAAACTCACAAAGCCGACATCAGATAAAAACTATTTTTGGCCGATAATGATTATTTCATTTGTCGCGGTTGTGGTGATTTTGCTACTATTCTTCTCACCAATTGGATATCAAGGGGCAGTGCATTTCGACATTACTATTTTCCCGCGGATGAACGCCATCTTTAATAGTTTTACCTTTGTATTTTTAGTTATTGCACTTTGGGCGATTATAAAAAAGAAAAACATTAAAATGCACCGTGGCTTTATTTTAGCAGCATTTACATCAACGTTATTCTTCTTAGTAACTTACTTAACGTTTCACTATATTTCAGCAGAAACTTCCACATTTGGCGGAGTTGGAATTATCCGTCCAATCTACTTTTTCATCTTAATTACACATAGTTTCTTAGCGGCAATCGTCGTTCCACTCGCGCTATTTGCACTTGTATGGGGCTGGACGATGCAAATTGAGAAACATAAAAAAATCGTTCGTTGGACCATGCCGATTTGGCTATATGTCAGCTTAACCGGCGTACTAGTATACTTATTTATGGCACCGTATTATTAA
- a CDS encoding metallophosphoesterase family protein: protein MKPIFAVGDVHGEITLLDELLENWDKERERLLFVGDLIDRGENPAAVLRKVKALADQTDVIVLKGNHEQMLLDFLENPTEKMHYYLSQGGMETIQSLIADSLDKKMTPEGLAERIKNEASELIDFIRNLPLYYEEGKYVFVHAGVDFSKKDWHDTEERDFFWIREPFLFGKNNTGKVFIFGHTPVQNLHSNGSSGIWVSDDKTRLDIDGGAVFGGELHGVVVEETVITKSFSVKK, encoded by the coding sequence ATGAAGCCAATTTTTGCTGTAGGGGATGTTCACGGAGAAATAACGCTTTTAGACGAGTTGCTGGAAAACTGGGATAAAGAGCGCGAACGACTTTTGTTTGTTGGGGATTTGATTGATCGCGGCGAAAACCCAGCAGCAGTACTTAGAAAAGTAAAAGCTTTGGCCGACCAAACAGACGTGATTGTTTTAAAAGGAAATCACGAACAAATGCTACTTGATTTTCTAGAGAATCCTACAGAAAAAATGCACTATTATTTAAGCCAAGGTGGCATGGAAACCATTCAATCTTTAATCGCCGACTCCTTAGATAAAAAAATGACGCCAGAAGGATTAGCGGAGCGGATTAAAAATGAGGCTTCGGAGCTGATTGATTTTATCCGGAATTTGCCACTTTATTATGAAGAAGGTAAATATGTATTTGTGCATGCGGGAGTAGATTTTTCTAAAAAAGATTGGCATGATACCGAGGAACGCGATTTTTTCTGGATTCGCGAACCATTTTTATTTGGGAAGAACAACACTGGGAAAGTCTTTATTTTCGGGCATACACCAGTGCAAAATTTACATAGTAATGGAAGTTCGGGTATTTGGGTTTCGGACGATAAAACGAGGCTCGATATCGATGGTGGCGCGGTTTTTGGCGGAGAACTTCACGGAGTTGTCGTAGAAGAGACGGTCATCACCAAAAGTTTTTCTGTAAAAAAATAA
- a CDS encoding GNAT family N-acetyltransferase — translation MTTNQNKITAGGLEFLVRFALPNDRQAITDLMMDTARWLKESGSTQWGDILHGFDVHNIEQRIELGEVALFETNDGELAGAMIIRKTPSDWDTDLWGDLAHDKAYYLHRIMVARRFSGISLSKEMIYFAEKLAEERSIPFVRLDCIETNEQLNQMYLRYGFAFSGVKNGFNLYQKELS, via the coding sequence ATGACAACGAACCAAAATAAAATTACGGCTGGCGGACTGGAATTTCTAGTCCGCTTTGCTTTGCCAAATGATCGTCAGGCAATAACAGACTTAATGATGGATACAGCTCGCTGGTTAAAAGAATCGGGTTCAACCCAGTGGGGCGATATTTTACATGGCTTTGATGTGCATAACATCGAACAACGCATTGAGCTTGGCGAGGTTGCACTTTTTGAAACGAATGATGGTGAACTTGCGGGTGCGATGATTATTCGGAAAACACCGAGTGATTGGGATACGGATTTATGGGGCGACTTGGCGCATGATAAGGCATATTATTTGCACCGAATTATGGTCGCCCGTAGGTTTAGCGGTATTTCTTTGAGCAAGGAAATGATTTACTTTGCGGAAAAATTAGCGGAAGAACGGTCGATTCCGTTTGTTCGGTTGGATTGTATTGAAACGAATGAACAGTTAAATCAAATGTATTTACGCTATGGTTTCGCGTTTTCAGGCGTGAAAAATGGATTTAATCTATATCAAAAAGAGCTGT
- a CDS encoding Lmo0654 family protein, which yields MAHENLRELEDQLIELRQTYQEVISETRVFEDPQLQNGPINAAEVRLSALRHEIAEVEKKIKKAESETE from the coding sequence ATGGCCCATGAGAATTTAAGAGAATTAGAAGATCAATTAATTGAGTTGCGACAAACGTATCAAGAAGTAATCAGCGAAACGAGAGTCTTTGAAGACCCCCAACTCCAAAATGGTCCAATCAATGCAGCGGAAGTTAGATTAAGTGCATTACGTCACGAGATTGCCGAAGTAGAGAAGAAAATCAAAAAAGCAGAGAGCGAAACCGAATAA